In Papio anubis isolate 15944 chromosome 17, Panubis1.0, whole genome shotgun sequence, the following are encoded in one genomic region:
- the KDM6B gene encoding lysine-specific demethylase 6B isoform X5 codes for MHRAVDPPGARAAREAFALGGLSCAGAWSSCPPHPPPRSAWLPGGRCSASIGQPPLAAPLPPSHGSSSGHPNKPYYAPGAPTPRPLHGKLESLHGCVQALLREPAQPGLWEQLGQLYESEHDSEEATRCYHSALRYGGSFAELGPRIGRLQQAQLWNFHTGSCQHRAKVLPPLEQVWNLLHLEHKRNYGAKRGGPPVKRAAEPPVVQPVPPAALSGPSGEEGLSPGGKRRRGCNSEQTGLPPGLPLPPPPLPPPPPPPPPLPGLATSPPFQLTKPGLWSTLHGDAWGPERKGSAPPERQEQRHSLPHPYPYPAPAYTTHPPGHRLVPAAPPGPGPRPPGAESHGCLPATRPPGSDLRESRVQRSRMDSSVSPAATTACVPYAPSRPPGLPGTTTTSSSSSSSNTGLRGVEPNPGIPGADHYQTPALEVSHQGRLGPSVHSSRKPFLGAPAATPHLSLPPGPSSPPPPPCPRLLRPPPPPAWLKGPACRAAREDGEILEELFFGTEGPPRPAPPPLPHREGFLGPPASRFSVGTQDSHTPPTPPAPTTSSSNSNNGSHSSSPAGPVSFPPPPYLARSIDSLPRPPSPAQNPQDPPLVPLTLALPPAPPSSCHQNTSGSFRRPESPRPRVSFPKTPEVGPGPPPGPLSKAPQPVPPGVGELPARGPRLFDFPPTPLEDQFEEPAEFKILPDGLANIMKMLDESIRKEEEQQQHEAGVAPPPPLKEPFASLQPPFPTDTAPTTTAPAAAVTTTTTTTTATQEEEKKPPPALPPPPPLAKFPPPPQAQPPPPPPANPASLLKSLASVLEGQKYCYRGTGAAVSTRPGPLPTTQYSPGPPSGATAPPPTSVAPSAQGSPQPPASSSSQFSTSGGPWARERRAGEEPVPGPTTPTQPPPPLPLPPARSESEVLEEISRACETLVERVGRSAADPADPVDTAEPVDSGTERLLPPAQAKEEGGGVVAASVTGSCKRRQKEHQKEHRRHRRACKDSVGRRPREGRAKAKTKAPKEKSRRVLGNLDLQSEEIQGREKSRPDLGGASKVKPPTAPAPPPAPAPSAQPTLPSASVPGKKAREEAPGPPGVSRADMLKLRSLSEGPPKELKIRLIKVESGDKETFIASEVEERRLRMADLTISHCAADVVRASKNAKVKGKFRESYLSPAQSVKPKINTEEKLPREKLNPPTPSIYLESKRDAFSPVLLQFCTDPRNPITVIRGLAGSLRLNLGLFSTKTLVEASGEHTVEVRTQVQQPSDENWDLTGTRQIWPCESSRSHTTIAKYAQYQASSFQESLQEEKESEDEESEEPDSTTGTPPSSSTPDPKNHHIIKFGTNIDLSDAKRWKPQLQELLKLPAFMRVTSTGNMLSHVGHTILGMNTVQLYMKVPGSRTPGHQENNNFCSVNINIGPGDCEWFAVHEHYWETISAFCDRHGVDYLTGSWWPILDDLYASNIPVYRFVQRPGDLVWINAGTVHWVQATGWCNNIAWNVGPLTAYQYQLALERYEWNEVKNVKSIVPMIHVSWNVARTVKISDPDLFKMIKFCLLQSMKHCQVQRESLVRAGKKIAYQGRVKDEPAYYCNECDVEVFNILFVTSENGSRNTYLVHCEGCARRRSAGLQGVVVLEQYRTEELAQAYDAFTLQI; via the exons ATGCATCGGGCAGTGGACCCTCCAGGGGCCCGCGCTGCACGGGAAGCCTTTGCCCTTGGGGGCCTGAGCTGTGCTGGGGCCTGGAGCTCCTGCCCGCCTCATCCCCCTCCTCGTAGCGCATGGCTGCCTGGAGGCAG ATGCTCAGCCAGCATTGGGCAGCCCCCGCTTGCTGCTCCCCTACCCCCTTCACATGGCAGTAGTTCTGGGCACCCCAACAAACCATATTATGCTCCAGG GGCGCCCACTCCAAGACCCCTCCATGGGAAGCTGGAATCCCTGCATGGCTGTGTGCAGGCACTGCTCCGGGAGCCAGCCCAGCCAGGGCTTTGGGAACAGCTTGGGCAACTGTACGAGTCAGAGCATGATAGTGAGGAGGCCACACGCTGCTACCACAGCGCCCTTCGATACGGAGGAAGCTTCGCTGAGCTGGGACCCCGCATTGGCCGACTGCAGCAG gcccagctctggAACTTTCATACTGGCTCCTGCCAGCACCGAGCCAAGGTTCTGCCCCCACTGGAGCAAGTGTGGAACTTGCTACACCTTGAG CACAAGCGGAACTATGGAGCCAAGCGGGGAGGTCCCCCGGTGAAGCGAGCTGCCGAACCCCCAGTGGTGCAGCCTGTGCCTCCTGCAGCACTCTCAGGCCCCTCAGGGGAGGAGGGCCTCAGCCCTGGAGGCAAGCGAAGGAGAGGCTGCAACTCTGAACAG ACTGGCCTTCCCCCAGGACTGCCACTGCCtccaccaccattaccaccaccaccaccgccaccaccaccccTGCCTGGTCTGGCCACCAGTCCCccatttcagctaaccaagccaGGGCTGTGGAGTACCCTGCATGGAGATGCCTGGGGCCCAGAGCGCAAGGGTTCAGCACCCCCAGAGCGTCAG GAGCAGCGGCACTCGCTGCCTCACCCATATCCATACCCAGCTCCAGCGTACACCACGCATCCCCCTGGCCACCGGCTGGTCCCGGCTGCTCCCCCAGGCCCGGGCCCCCGCCCCCCAGGAGCAGAGAGCCATGGCTGCCTGCCTGCCACCCGTCCCCCCGGAAGTGACCTTAGAGAGAGCAGAGTTCAGAGGTCGCGGATGGACTCCAGCGTTTCACCAGCAGCAACCACCGCCTGCGTGCCTTACGCCCCTTCCCGGCCCCCTGGCCTCCCcggcaccaccaccaccagcagcagtagcagcagcagcaacaccGGTCTCCGGGGCGTGGAGCCAAACCCAGGCATT CCCGGCGCTGACCATTACCAAACTCCCGCGCTGGAGGTCTCCCACCAGGGCCGCCTGGGGCCCTCGGTGCACAGCAGTCGGAAACCGTTCTTGGGGGCTCCCGCTGCCACTCCCCACCTATCCCTGCCACCTGGACCTTCCTCACCCCCTCCACCCCCCTGTCCCCGCCTCTTACgccccccaccaccccctgccTGGTTGAAGGGTCCGGCCTGCCGGGCAGCCCGAGAGGATGGAGAGATCTTAGAGGAGCTCTTCTTTGGGACTGAGGGACCCCCCCGCCCTGccccaccacccctcccccatcgCGAGGGCTTCTTGGGGCCTCCAGCCTCCCGCTTTTCTGTGGGCACTCAGGATTCTCACACCCCTCCCACTCCCCCAGCCCCAACCACCAGCAGTAGCAACAGCAACAATGGCAGCCACAGCAGCAGCCCTGCTGGGCCTGTGTCCTTTCCCCCACCACCCTATCTGGCCAGAAGTATAGACTCCCTTCCCCGGCCTCCCAGCCCAGCACAGAACCCCCAGGACCCACCTCTTGTACCCCTGACtcttgccctgcctccagcccctccttcctcctgccaccAAAATACCTCAGGAAGCTTCAGGCGCCCGGAGAGCCCCCGGCCCAGGGTCTCCTTCCCAAAGACCCCCGAGGTGGGGCCGGGGCCACCCCCAGGCCCCCTGAGTAAAGCCCCCCAGCCTGTGCCGCCCGGGGTTGGGGAGCTGCCTGCCCGAGGCCCGCGACTCTTTGATTTTCCCCCTACTCCGCTGGAGGACCAGTTTGAGGAGCCAGCCGAATTCAAGATCCTACCTGATGggctggccaacatcatgaagaTGCTGGATGAATCCATTCGCAAGGAAGAGGAACAGCAACAACACGAAGCAGGCGTGGCCCCCCCGCCCCCGCTGAAGGAGCCCTTTGCATCTCTGCAGCCTCCTTTCCCCACCGACACAGCCCCCACCACTACTGCTCCTGCTGCCgccgtcaccaccaccaccaccaccaccacggccacccaggaagaggagaagaagccACCACCAGCCCTACCACCACCACCGCCTCTAGCCAAGTTCCCTCCACCCCCTCAGgcacagccaccaccaccaccacccgcCAACCCGGCCAGCCTGCTCAAATCCTTGGCCTCCGTGCTGGAGGGACAAAAGTACTGTTATCGGGGGACTGGAGCAGCTGTTTCCACCCGGCCTGGGCCCTTGCCCACCACTCAGTATTCCCCTGGCCCCCCATCAGGTGCTACCGCCCCGCCGCCCACCTCAGTGGCCCCTAGCGCCCAGGGCTCCCCACAGCCCCCTGCTTCCTCGTCATCTCAGTTCTCTACCTCAGGCGGGCCCTGGGCCCGGGAGCGCAGGGCGGGCGAAGAGCCAGTCCCGGGCCCCACGACCCCCACCCAGccgcccccacccctgcctctgccccctgCTCGCTCTGAGTCTGAGGTGCTAGAAGAGATCAGTCGGGCTTGCGAGACCCTTGTGGAGCGGGTGGGCCGGAGTGCCGCTGACCCAGCCGACCCAGTGGACACAGCAGAGCCAGTGGACAGTGGGACTGAGCGACTGCTGCCCCCCGCACAGGCCAAGGAGGAGGGTGGCGGGGTGGTGGCAGCATCGGTGACAGGCAGCTGTAAGCGGCGACAGAAGGAGCACCAGAAGGAGCACCGGCGGCACAGGCGGGCCTGTAAAGACAGTGTGGGTCGGCGGCCCCGTGAGGGCAGGGCAAAGGCCAAGACCAAGGCCCCCAAAGAAAAGAGCCGCCGGGTGCTGGGGAACCTGGACCTGCAGAGTGAGGAGATCCAGGGGCGCGAGAAGTCCCGGCCCGATCTTGGTGGGGCCTCCAAGGTCAAGCCACCCACAGCTCCAGCCCCTCCACCAGCTCCTGCACCTTCTGCCCAGCCCACACTCCCGTCAGCCTCCGTCCCCGGAAAGAAGGCTCGGGAGGAAGCTCCAGGGCCACCGGGCGTCAGCAGGGCTGACATGCTGAAGCTGCGCTCACTTAGTGAGGGGCCCCCCAAGGAGCTGAAGATCCGGCTCATCAAGGTAGAGAGTGGTGACAAGGAGACCTTTATCGCCTCTGAGGTTGAAGAGCGGCGGCTGCGCATGGCAGATCTCACCATCAGCCACTGTGCTGCTGATGTTGTGCGCGCCAGCAA GAATGCCAAGGTGAAAGGGAAGTTTCGAGAGTCCTACCTTTCCCCTGCCCAGTCTGTGAAACCGAAGATCAACACTGAGGAGAAGCTGCCCCGGGAAAAACTCAACCCCCCTACTCCCAGCATCTAT CTGGAGAGCAAACGGGACGCCTTCTCACCTGTCCTGCTGCAGTTCTGTACAGACCCTCGAAATCCCATCACAGTGATCCGGGGCCTGGCGGGCTCCCTGCGGCTCA ACTTGGGCCTCTTCTCCACCAAGACCCTGGTGGAAGCGAGTGGCGAGCACACCGTGGAAGTTCGCACCCAGGTGCAGCAGCCCTCAGATGAGAACTGGGATCTGACAGGCACTCGGCAGATCTGGCCCTGTGAGAGCTCCCGTTCCCACACCACCATTGCCAAGTACGCACAGTACCAGGCCTCATCCTTCCAGGAGTCTCTGCAG gaggagaaggagagtgAGGATGAGGAGTCAGAGGAGCCGGACAGCACCACAGGAACCCCTCCTAG CAGCAGCACACCAGACCCGAAGAACCATCACATCATCAAGTTTGGCACCAACATCGACCTGTCTGATGCCAAGCG GTGGAAGCCCCAGCTGCAGGAGCTGCTGAAGCTGCCCGCCTTCATGCGGGTAACATCCACGGGCAACATGCTGAGCCACGTGGGCCACACCATCCTGGGCATGAACACGGTGCAGCTGTACATGAAGGTGCCCGGCAGCCGAACGCCAG GCCACCAGGAGAATAACAACTTCTGCTCCGTCAACATCAACATTGGTCCAGGCGACTGCGAGTGGTTCGCGGTGCACGAGCACTACTGGGAGACCATCAGCGCTTTCTGTGATCG GCACGGCGTGGATTACTTGACGGGTTCCTGGTGGCCAATCCTGGATGATCTCTATGCATCCAATATCCCTGTGTACCGCTTCGTGCAGCGCCCCGGAGACCTCGTGTGGATTAATGCGGGGACTGTGCACTGGGTGCAGGCCACCGGCTGGTGCAACAACATTGCCTGGAACGTGGGGCCCCTCACCG CCTATCAGTACCAGCTGGCCCTGGAACGATACGAGTGGAATGAGGTGAAGAATGTCAAATCCATCGTGCCCATGATTCACGTGTCATGGAACGTGGCTCGCACGGTCAAAATCAGCGACCCTGATTTGTTCAAGATGATCAA GTTCTGTCTGCTGCAGTCCATGAAGCACTGCCAGGTACAGCGCGAGAGCCTGGTGCGGGCAGGGAAGAAAATCGCTTACCAGGGCCGGGTCAAGGACGAGCCAGCCTACTATTGCAACGAGTGCGAT gtGGAGGTGTTTAACATCCTGTTCGTGACAAGTGAGAATGGCAGCCGCAACACGTACCTGGTACACTGCGAGGGCTGTGCCCGGCGCCGCAGCGCAGGCctgcagggcgtggtggtgctggAGCAGTACCGCACGGAGGAGCTGGCTCAGGCCTACGACGCCTTCACGCTG caaatatga
- the KDM6B gene encoding lysine-specific demethylase 6B isoform X2, with product MHRAVDPPGARAAREAFALGGLSCAGAWSSCPPHPPPRSAWLPGGRCSASIGQPPLAAPLPPSHGSSSGHPNKPYYAPGAPTPRPLHGKLESLHGCVQALLREPAQPGLWEQLGQLYESEHDSEEATRCYHSALRYGGSFAELGPRIGRLQQAQLWNFHTGSCQHRAKVLPPLEQVWNLLHLEHKRNYGAKRGGPPVKRAAEPPVVQPVPPAALSGPSGEEGLSPGGKRRRGCNSEQTGLPPGLPLPPPPLPPPPPPPPPLPGLATSPPFQLTKPGLWSTLHGDAWGPERKGSAPPERQEQRHSLPHPYPYPAPAYTTHPPGHRLVPAAPPGPGPRPPGAESHGCLPATRPPGSDLRESRVQRSRMDSSVSPAATTACVPYAPSRPPGLPGTTTTSSSSSSSNTGLRGVEPNPGIPGADHYQTPALEVSHQGRLGPSVHSSRKPFLGAPAATPHLSLPPGPSSPPPPPCPRLLRPPPPPAWLKGPACRAAREDGEILEELFFGTEGPPRPAPPPLPHREGFLGPPASRFSVGTQDSHTPPTPPAPTTSSSNSNNGSHSSSPAGPVSFPPPPYLARSIDSLPRPPSPAQNPQDPPLVPLTLALPPAPPSSCHQNTSGSFRRPESPRPRVSFPKTPEVGPGPPPGPLSKAPQPVPPGVGELPARGPRLFDFPPTPLEDQFEEPAEFKILPDGLANIMKMLDESIRKEEEQQQHEAGVAPPPPLKEPFASLQPPFPTDTAPTTTAPAAAVTTTTTTTTATQEEEKKPPPALPPPPPLAKFPPPPQAQPPPPPPANPASLLKSLASVLEGQKYCYRGTGAAVSTRPGPLPTTQYSPGPPSGATAPPPTSVAPSAQGSPQPPASSSSQFSTSGGPWARERRAGEEPVPGPTTPTQPPPPLPLPPARSESEVLEEISRACETLVERVGRSAADPADPVDTAEPVDSGTERLLPPAQAKEEGGGVVAASVTGSCKRRQKEHQKEHRRHRRACKDSVGRRPREGRAKAKTKAPKEKSRRVLGNLDLQSEEIQGREKSRPDLGGASKVKPPTAPAPPPAPAPSAQPTLPSASVPGKKAREEAPGPPGVSRADMLKLRSLSEGPPKELKIRLIKVESGDKETFIASEVEERRLRMADLTISHCAADVVRASKNAKVKGKFRESYLSPAQSVKPKINTEEKLPREKLNPPTPSIYLESKRDAFSPVLLQFCTDPRNPITVIRGLAGSLRLNLGLFSTKTLVEASGEHTVEVRTQVQQPSDENWDLTGTRQIWPCESSRSHTTIAKYAQYQASSFQESLQEEKESEDEESEEPDSTTGTPPSSTPDPKNHHIIKFGTNIDLSDAKRWKPQLQELLKLPAFMRVTSTGNMLSHVGHTILGMNTVQLYMKVPGSRTPGHQENNNFCSVNINIGPGDCEWFAVHEHYWETISAFCDRHGVDYLTGSWWPILDDLYASNIPVYRFVQRPGDLVWINAGTVHWVQATGWCNNIAWNVGPLTAYQYQLALERYEWNEVKNVKSIVPMIHVSWNVARTVKISDPDLFKMIKFCLLQSMKHCQVQRESLVRAGKKIAYQGRVKDEPAYYCNECDVEVFNILFVTSENGSRNTYLVHCEGCARRRSAGLQGVVVLEQYRTEELAQAYDAFTLVRARRARGQRRRALGQAAGTGFGSPAAPFPEPPPAFSPQAPASTSR from the exons ATGCATCGGGCAGTGGACCCTCCAGGGGCCCGCGCTGCACGGGAAGCCTTTGCCCTTGGGGGCCTGAGCTGTGCTGGGGCCTGGAGCTCCTGCCCGCCTCATCCCCCTCCTCGTAGCGCATGGCTGCCTGGAGGCAG ATGCTCAGCCAGCATTGGGCAGCCCCCGCTTGCTGCTCCCCTACCCCCTTCACATGGCAGTAGTTCTGGGCACCCCAACAAACCATATTATGCTCCAGG GGCGCCCACTCCAAGACCCCTCCATGGGAAGCTGGAATCCCTGCATGGCTGTGTGCAGGCACTGCTCCGGGAGCCAGCCCAGCCAGGGCTTTGGGAACAGCTTGGGCAACTGTACGAGTCAGAGCATGATAGTGAGGAGGCCACACGCTGCTACCACAGCGCCCTTCGATACGGAGGAAGCTTCGCTGAGCTGGGACCCCGCATTGGCCGACTGCAGCAG gcccagctctggAACTTTCATACTGGCTCCTGCCAGCACCGAGCCAAGGTTCTGCCCCCACTGGAGCAAGTGTGGAACTTGCTACACCTTGAG CACAAGCGGAACTATGGAGCCAAGCGGGGAGGTCCCCCGGTGAAGCGAGCTGCCGAACCCCCAGTGGTGCAGCCTGTGCCTCCTGCAGCACTCTCAGGCCCCTCAGGGGAGGAGGGCCTCAGCCCTGGAGGCAAGCGAAGGAGAGGCTGCAACTCTGAACAG ACTGGCCTTCCCCCAGGACTGCCACTGCCtccaccaccattaccaccaccaccaccgccaccaccaccccTGCCTGGTCTGGCCACCAGTCCCccatttcagctaaccaagccaGGGCTGTGGAGTACCCTGCATGGAGATGCCTGGGGCCCAGAGCGCAAGGGTTCAGCACCCCCAGAGCGTCAG GAGCAGCGGCACTCGCTGCCTCACCCATATCCATACCCAGCTCCAGCGTACACCACGCATCCCCCTGGCCACCGGCTGGTCCCGGCTGCTCCCCCAGGCCCGGGCCCCCGCCCCCCAGGAGCAGAGAGCCATGGCTGCCTGCCTGCCACCCGTCCCCCCGGAAGTGACCTTAGAGAGAGCAGAGTTCAGAGGTCGCGGATGGACTCCAGCGTTTCACCAGCAGCAACCACCGCCTGCGTGCCTTACGCCCCTTCCCGGCCCCCTGGCCTCCCcggcaccaccaccaccagcagcagtagcagcagcagcaacaccGGTCTCCGGGGCGTGGAGCCAAACCCAGGCATT CCCGGCGCTGACCATTACCAAACTCCCGCGCTGGAGGTCTCCCACCAGGGCCGCCTGGGGCCCTCGGTGCACAGCAGTCGGAAACCGTTCTTGGGGGCTCCCGCTGCCACTCCCCACCTATCCCTGCCACCTGGACCTTCCTCACCCCCTCCACCCCCCTGTCCCCGCCTCTTACgccccccaccaccccctgccTGGTTGAAGGGTCCGGCCTGCCGGGCAGCCCGAGAGGATGGAGAGATCTTAGAGGAGCTCTTCTTTGGGACTGAGGGACCCCCCCGCCCTGccccaccacccctcccccatcgCGAGGGCTTCTTGGGGCCTCCAGCCTCCCGCTTTTCTGTGGGCACTCAGGATTCTCACACCCCTCCCACTCCCCCAGCCCCAACCACCAGCAGTAGCAACAGCAACAATGGCAGCCACAGCAGCAGCCCTGCTGGGCCTGTGTCCTTTCCCCCACCACCCTATCTGGCCAGAAGTATAGACTCCCTTCCCCGGCCTCCCAGCCCAGCACAGAACCCCCAGGACCCACCTCTTGTACCCCTGACtcttgccctgcctccagcccctccttcctcctgccaccAAAATACCTCAGGAAGCTTCAGGCGCCCGGAGAGCCCCCGGCCCAGGGTCTCCTTCCCAAAGACCCCCGAGGTGGGGCCGGGGCCACCCCCAGGCCCCCTGAGTAAAGCCCCCCAGCCTGTGCCGCCCGGGGTTGGGGAGCTGCCTGCCCGAGGCCCGCGACTCTTTGATTTTCCCCCTACTCCGCTGGAGGACCAGTTTGAGGAGCCAGCCGAATTCAAGATCCTACCTGATGggctggccaacatcatgaagaTGCTGGATGAATCCATTCGCAAGGAAGAGGAACAGCAACAACACGAAGCAGGCGTGGCCCCCCCGCCCCCGCTGAAGGAGCCCTTTGCATCTCTGCAGCCTCCTTTCCCCACCGACACAGCCCCCACCACTACTGCTCCTGCTGCCgccgtcaccaccaccaccaccaccaccacggccacccaggaagaggagaagaagccACCACCAGCCCTACCACCACCACCGCCTCTAGCCAAGTTCCCTCCACCCCCTCAGgcacagccaccaccaccaccacccgcCAACCCGGCCAGCCTGCTCAAATCCTTGGCCTCCGTGCTGGAGGGACAAAAGTACTGTTATCGGGGGACTGGAGCAGCTGTTTCCACCCGGCCTGGGCCCTTGCCCACCACTCAGTATTCCCCTGGCCCCCCATCAGGTGCTACCGCCCCGCCGCCCACCTCAGTGGCCCCTAGCGCCCAGGGCTCCCCACAGCCCCCTGCTTCCTCGTCATCTCAGTTCTCTACCTCAGGCGGGCCCTGGGCCCGGGAGCGCAGGGCGGGCGAAGAGCCAGTCCCGGGCCCCACGACCCCCACCCAGccgcccccacccctgcctctgccccctgCTCGCTCTGAGTCTGAGGTGCTAGAAGAGATCAGTCGGGCTTGCGAGACCCTTGTGGAGCGGGTGGGCCGGAGTGCCGCTGACCCAGCCGACCCAGTGGACACAGCAGAGCCAGTGGACAGTGGGACTGAGCGACTGCTGCCCCCCGCACAGGCCAAGGAGGAGGGTGGCGGGGTGGTGGCAGCATCGGTGACAGGCAGCTGTAAGCGGCGACAGAAGGAGCACCAGAAGGAGCACCGGCGGCACAGGCGGGCCTGTAAAGACAGTGTGGGTCGGCGGCCCCGTGAGGGCAGGGCAAAGGCCAAGACCAAGGCCCCCAAAGAAAAGAGCCGCCGGGTGCTGGGGAACCTGGACCTGCAGAGTGAGGAGATCCAGGGGCGCGAGAAGTCCCGGCCCGATCTTGGTGGGGCCTCCAAGGTCAAGCCACCCACAGCTCCAGCCCCTCCACCAGCTCCTGCACCTTCTGCCCAGCCCACACTCCCGTCAGCCTCCGTCCCCGGAAAGAAGGCTCGGGAGGAAGCTCCAGGGCCACCGGGCGTCAGCAGGGCTGACATGCTGAAGCTGCGCTCACTTAGTGAGGGGCCCCCCAAGGAGCTGAAGATCCGGCTCATCAAGGTAGAGAGTGGTGACAAGGAGACCTTTATCGCCTCTGAGGTTGAAGAGCGGCGGCTGCGCATGGCAGATCTCACCATCAGCCACTGTGCTGCTGATGTTGTGCGCGCCAGCAA GAATGCCAAGGTGAAAGGGAAGTTTCGAGAGTCCTACCTTTCCCCTGCCCAGTCTGTGAAACCGAAGATCAACACTGAGGAGAAGCTGCCCCGGGAAAAACTCAACCCCCCTACTCCCAGCATCTAT CTGGAGAGCAAACGGGACGCCTTCTCACCTGTCCTGCTGCAGTTCTGTACAGACCCTCGAAATCCCATCACAGTGATCCGGGGCCTGGCGGGCTCCCTGCGGCTCA ACTTGGGCCTCTTCTCCACCAAGACCCTGGTGGAAGCGAGTGGCGAGCACACCGTGGAAGTTCGCACCCAGGTGCAGCAGCCCTCAGATGAGAACTGGGATCTGACAGGCACTCGGCAGATCTGGCCCTGTGAGAGCTCCCGTTCCCACACCACCATTGCCAAGTACGCACAGTACCAGGCCTCATCCTTCCAGGAGTCTCTGCAG gaggagaaggagagtgAGGATGAGGAGTCAGAGGAGCCGGACAGCACCACAGGAACCCCTCCTAG CAGCACACCAGACCCGAAGAACCATCACATCATCAAGTTTGGCACCAACATCGACCTGTCTGATGCCAAGCG GTGGAAGCCCCAGCTGCAGGAGCTGCTGAAGCTGCCCGCCTTCATGCGGGTAACATCCACGGGCAACATGCTGAGCCACGTGGGCCACACCATCCTGGGCATGAACACGGTGCAGCTGTACATGAAGGTGCCCGGCAGCCGAACGCCAG GCCACCAGGAGAATAACAACTTCTGCTCCGTCAACATCAACATTGGTCCAGGCGACTGCGAGTGGTTCGCGGTGCACGAGCACTACTGGGAGACCATCAGCGCTTTCTGTGATCG GCACGGCGTGGATTACTTGACGGGTTCCTGGTGGCCAATCCTGGATGATCTCTATGCATCCAATATCCCTGTGTACCGCTTCGTGCAGCGCCCCGGAGACCTCGTGTGGATTAATGCGGGGACTGTGCACTGGGTGCAGGCCACCGGCTGGTGCAACAACATTGCCTGGAACGTGGGGCCCCTCACCG CCTATCAGTACCAGCTGGCCCTGGAACGATACGAGTGGAATGAGGTGAAGAATGTCAAATCCATCGTGCCCATGATTCACGTGTCATGGAACGTGGCTCGCACGGTCAAAATCAGCGACCCTGATTTGTTCAAGATGATCAA GTTCTGTCTGCTGCAGTCCATGAAGCACTGCCAGGTACAGCGCGAGAGCCTGGTGCGGGCAGGGAAGAAAATCGCTTACCAGGGCCGGGTCAAGGACGAGCCAGCCTACTATTGCAACGAGTGCGAT gtGGAGGTGTTTAACATCCTGTTCGTGACAAGTGAGAATGGCAGCCGCAACACGTACCTGGTACACTGCGAGGGCTGTGCCCGGCGCCGCAGCGCAGGCctgcagggcgtggtggtgctggAGCAGTACCGCACGGAGGAGCTGGCTCAGGCCTACGACGCCTTCACGCTGGTGAGGGCCCGGCGGGCGCGCGGGCAGCGGAGGAGGGCACTGGGGCAGGCTGCAGGGACGGGCTTTGGGAGCCCGGCCGCGCCTTTCCCTGAGCCTCCGCCGGCTTTCTCCCCCCAGGCCCCAGCCAGCACGTCGCGATGA